A genomic region of Rhodococcus sp. B50 contains the following coding sequences:
- a CDS encoding protein kinase domain-containing protein, translated as MVSPDADRTQRGESPSIDAELDVLGLIDAHEIGRGGFGVVYRCLQPDLDRTVAVKVLTQDLDEANRSRFLREQRAMGRLTEHPNIVTVLEVGVTASGHPFIVMPYYPLGSLDAMIRRSGPYTVDQALRLGVKMAGALASAHRLGILHRDVKPGNILLSNYREPALTDFGIAHISGGFETTKDAILASPSFASPEVLEGAPPTEVSDVYSLGATLFCAMTGHAAFERRSGEQLVAQFIRITSRPIPDLREQGIPGELAAIIEQAMARDPSDRPSGAEVFGEELREIQRRTGLAVDDMALPDDHGEPPAVRPSSGSSLSELRPAHTPALVAGSVGNLPLDATNFVGRRDELDAARTMFDTTRLLTLTGIGGVGKTRLALHIAGEMRDRFPHGLWLVELGEVLDPSLVPNVIAESLRLRVRTANPTQEIVEFLAPRQLMLVLDNCEHLIDAVAEFARSVIRTCPDLTILATSREPLNIAGESVRRVPSMAVPDPEHEPEMIGTPAYDAISLFEDRAAAAVPGFALSDENLDSVVQICRHLDGLPLAIELAAARLRAMSVDQVLQRLSDRYKLLTRGIRGAPTRQQTLRSCIEWSYTLCTPVEQQIWAQMSVFSGSFDLDAALHICLEDLSFDDLLDVISSLVDKSILIRDEDGGQVRFRMLETIRQFGREKTIESGEYSTLRRRHYDLYRQLAMDAEADWIGSRQMDWLTRLDREQSNLREAMEFAHLDSSGVHPDAALELALALFPFWFARNLFSEGRYWLDRALGSSRERSSLERVMAICCNSVLAELQGDLEAGAGLIASAQTLNADLDDPIADAYLAHGEGLLSLYSGDAPEASLHLEKAVRLFESSNRTRVLVWSQFMLGVSYELRGLTIQAMSCYEQVLAITQSRGETVYRSYCLWGLGVAQYRQNETSRAANSINECLRLCKLVGEPLVAAVALEVLAWIANDDRNPERAAILLGAAESLGSQVGSSPLLFHDLRTYHVECERSTHEQLGANVFRARRRKGARMGLGPAIEYALAESRQETDHPDAAAHHLTEDERRIAELVTKGVSTRAIATNLSLSQQTVQSQVEAIFAKLGVRSRRQIAAWVRAHRNQTRPPATPG; from the coding sequence ATGGTTTCTCCGGATGCCGACCGGACACAACGCGGCGAATCACCTTCCATCGACGCCGAGCTGGATGTACTCGGCCTGATCGATGCACACGAAATCGGACGCGGCGGATTCGGGGTGGTCTACCGGTGTCTCCAACCGGACCTGGACCGCACCGTCGCCGTCAAGGTGCTGACACAGGATCTGGACGAGGCGAACCGGTCCCGATTCCTGCGTGAACAGCGCGCCATGGGAAGACTGACCGAACACCCCAACATCGTTACCGTGCTGGAAGTCGGGGTCACTGCAAGCGGTCATCCGTTCATCGTGATGCCCTACTACCCGCTGGGCTCGCTCGATGCGATGATCCGCCGTTCCGGCCCGTACACGGTCGACCAGGCTTTGCGTCTGGGAGTGAAGATGGCCGGTGCCCTCGCCTCCGCTCATCGGCTGGGGATCCTCCATCGTGACGTCAAGCCCGGCAACATCCTGCTGTCCAACTACCGCGAACCCGCGTTGACCGACTTCGGGATCGCACATATCTCCGGCGGTTTCGAAACCACCAAGGATGCGATCCTGGCATCGCCGTCGTTCGCGTCCCCTGAAGTCCTCGAGGGTGCCCCGCCCACCGAGGTATCGGACGTCTACAGTCTGGGCGCAACCCTGTTCTGCGCAATGACGGGTCACGCCGCGTTCGAACGCCGTAGCGGTGAGCAACTCGTCGCCCAGTTCATTCGTATCACCAGCAGGCCGATTCCCGACCTGCGAGAACAGGGCATCCCCGGGGAGCTCGCGGCGATCATCGAGCAGGCCATGGCCCGTGATCCCTCCGACCGACCGAGTGGCGCAGAAGTGTTCGGCGAGGAGCTACGCGAGATTCAGCGGCGCACCGGACTCGCCGTCGACGACATGGCCCTGCCCGACGACCACGGAGAACCGCCGGCGGTCCGGCCATCCTCCGGTTCCAGCCTCTCCGAGCTCAGACCGGCACATACCCCCGCCCTGGTCGCCGGATCCGTGGGAAACCTACCCCTGGACGCAACCAACTTTGTTGGTCGTCGGGACGAACTCGACGCTGCAAGGACAATGTTCGACACCACGCGGCTTCTCACCCTGACCGGCATCGGCGGAGTCGGAAAGACTCGGCTGGCATTGCACATTGCGGGGGAGATGCGTGACCGGTTCCCCCATGGGCTCTGGCTGGTCGAACTCGGCGAAGTACTCGATCCGTCATTGGTGCCGAATGTCATCGCCGAGTCCCTCCGCCTGCGCGTCCGCACTGCGAATCCGACACAGGAAATAGTCGAGTTCCTCGCGCCCAGACAGCTCATGCTCGTTCTGGACAACTGTGAGCACCTGATCGATGCAGTCGCAGAATTCGCTCGATCCGTGATCCGAACATGTCCGGATCTCACGATCCTGGCAACGAGCCGAGAACCTCTGAACATCGCCGGGGAATCGGTGAGGCGAGTTCCTTCCATGGCTGTACCCGACCCTGAACATGAACCGGAAATGATCGGGACTCCCGCCTACGACGCGATCTCACTGTTCGAAGATCGAGCAGCCGCCGCTGTGCCGGGGTTCGCGCTTTCCGACGAGAACCTCGACAGTGTTGTTCAGATCTGCCGCCACCTCGACGGGCTACCCTTGGCCATCGAACTCGCAGCGGCCCGATTGCGTGCGATGTCGGTCGACCAAGTGCTTCAGCGGCTGAGCGACAGATACAAGCTGCTCACCCGGGGAATCAGAGGAGCACCGACCCGCCAGCAGACTCTCAGGTCGTGCATCGAGTGGAGTTACACACTCTGCACTCCCGTCGAGCAACAGATCTGGGCCCAGATGTCCGTCTTCTCCGGAAGTTTCGATCTTGACGCCGCGTTGCATATTTGCCTCGAAGACCTGTCGTTCGACGATCTGCTCGATGTCATCTCCTCCCTGGTGGACAAATCGATCTTGATCCGTGATGAGGACGGCGGGCAGGTCCGATTCAGGATGCTCGAGACCATTCGCCAATTCGGACGAGAGAAGACGATCGAATCCGGTGAGTACTCGACACTTCGTCGCCGCCACTACGATCTGTATCGCCAGTTGGCAATGGACGCGGAAGCCGACTGGATCGGTAGCCGCCAGATGGACTGGCTCACCCGCCTGGATCGAGAACAGTCCAACCTGCGGGAAGCTATGGAGTTCGCGCACCTGGACTCCAGCGGAGTTCATCCCGACGCCGCACTCGAGCTTGCGCTGGCACTCTTTCCGTTCTGGTTCGCGCGGAATCTCTTCAGCGAAGGGCGGTACTGGCTGGATCGCGCGCTGGGTTCCAGTCGTGAGCGATCCTCACTGGAGCGGGTCATGGCAATCTGCTGCAACAGCGTGCTGGCGGAGTTGCAAGGCGACCTCGAGGCCGGCGCCGGTCTGATCGCGTCTGCACAAACACTGAACGCCGACCTGGACGACCCGATCGCCGACGCATACCTCGCGCACGGAGAAGGCCTGTTGTCTCTGTACAGCGGCGACGCCCCTGAGGCATCTCTGCATCTGGAGAAGGCAGTCCGGTTGTTCGAGTCGAGTAATAGAACCAGAGTTCTGGTGTGGTCCCAGTTCATGCTCGGCGTCTCGTACGAGCTGAGAGGTCTTACCATCCAGGCAATGTCATGCTACGAACAGGTCCTCGCAATCACCCAGTCTCGCGGCGAAACGGTATACCGCTCGTACTGTCTATGGGGGCTCGGTGTGGCACAGTACCGACAGAACGAGACGAGCCGTGCAGCGAACTCGATCAACGAGTGCCTCCGCCTCTGCAAGCTTGTGGGTGAACCGCTCGTTGCCGCCGTAGCCCTCGAGGTGCTGGCTTGGATCGCGAATGACGACAGGAATCCGGAGCGAGCAGCGATCCTGCTCGGTGCTGCGGAATCACTCGGCTCCCAGGTTGGGAGTTCTCCGCTCTTGTTCCATGACCTCCGCACCTATCACGTCGAATGCGAACGCTCGACGCATGAACAATTGGGAGCCAACGTATTTCGTGCGCGCCGCAGGAAGGGGGCGCGCATGGGTCTCGGGCCGGCCATCGAATACGCGCTTGCCGAAAGTCGTCAGGAGACAGACCACCCGGACGCGGCTGCGCATCATCTCACCGAAGACGAGAGACGGATCGCGGAGTTGGTGACGAAAGGCGTGTCGACCCGCGCCATCGCAACGAACCTCTCACTCTCGCAGCAAACCGTGCAGAGTCAGGTCGAAGCAATCTTTGCCAAACTGGGCGTGCGGTCCCGGAGACAAATCGCGGCGTGGGTTCGGGCGCACCGTAACCAGACAAGGCCACCGGCAACGCCAGGATGA
- a CDS encoding FadR/GntR family transcriptional regulator yields MTAQRIVRKIREDGLKPGDPLPIESEMYEELGVGRSTLREALRILEQQGVITIRPGRRGGPAVASPDSRHLASTLALMMQFSETPFRSVLQTREQIEPIAAALCAQNRDERVLDGLRQSVDSMQTNLADEEKFLYENHRFHELVAEGSRNPLITYFLNSLDWIIDGARLGVTYSKASRKHVAAVHDEICDAIDDGDEELARELMIRHMGETREYLERKYPKVLDQVLTWEMFGT; encoded by the coding sequence ATGACTGCTCAACGCATCGTGCGGAAGATTCGTGAAGACGGATTGAAGCCCGGCGATCCACTCCCGATCGAGTCCGAGATGTACGAGGAACTCGGGGTGGGTCGCTCTACACTACGCGAAGCTCTGCGGATATTGGAACAGCAGGGCGTGATCACAATCCGTCCGGGCCGTAGAGGAGGACCGGCGGTTGCGTCCCCGGACTCACGACACCTCGCCAGCACCCTTGCATTGATGATGCAGTTCTCTGAGACTCCGTTCCGGTCGGTACTGCAGACCCGCGAGCAGATCGAGCCGATTGCTGCTGCATTGTGCGCGCAGAACCGAGATGAGCGCGTCCTTGACGGGCTGCGCCAGTCGGTCGATTCGATGCAAACCAACCTCGCCGACGAAGAAAAGTTCCTCTACGAGAATCATCGGTTCCATGAACTGGTTGCGGAAGGCTCCCGAAATCCTCTGATCACCTACTTCCTGAACTCTCTCGACTGGATCATCGACGGAGCTCGCCTCGGCGTGACTTACAGCAAAGCGTCACGTAAGCACGTCGCGGCGGTCCACGATGAAATCTGTGACGCGATCGACGATGGCGACGAGGAGCTTGCCCGAGAACTCATGATCCGACACATGGGCGAGACCCGCGAGTATCTCGAACGGAAGTATCCCAAGGTGCTGGATCAAGTCCTGACCTGGGAAATGTTCGGAACCTGA
- a CDS encoding WhiB family transcriptional regulator produces the protein MRPRSTPNGVRPPVERRDWQRFAHCQVMSAELFFAAEHEDTATRKCREDFAKAICSACPVQQPCRSHALTHREPYGVWGGTTERERGLERRSAATNSDRSACVNTSATAATPPTTRYTSRSTAAVNN, from the coding sequence ATGCGTCCTAGATCAACACCTAATGGCGTCAGACCGCCCGTGGAACGTCGAGACTGGCAACGATTTGCCCACTGCCAGGTGATGAGTGCAGAACTATTCTTCGCCGCTGAACACGAAGATACAGCTACCCGGAAGTGCCGGGAAGACTTCGCCAAAGCGATCTGTAGCGCATGCCCTGTTCAACAGCCGTGTCGTTCCCATGCTCTTACCCATCGCGAGCCGTACGGGGTGTGGGGAGGGACGACCGAACGAGAACGCGGTCTAGAACGGCGATCGGCTGCAACGAATTCCGACAGATCTGCATGCGTCAACACGTCTGCTACTGCGGCAACGCCCCCGACCACTAGGTACACGTCGCGATCGACGGCCGCCGTGAACAACTAA
- a CDS encoding zinc-dependent alcohol dehydrogenase — MKSAAQRGVDYVTDAADPKAGDGHVVIEVAAASLCGTDRELYEWTPSAQAFNLNLPVILGHEGAGTVVEVGPGVTGLTVGDRVALESHLTCGECFPCRTGDAHTCERTGIIGMHIDGLFAEYMSVPAGICVKLPAALSFESGALLEAAGVAVHAIQRANYSVAGRAVLISGAGPVGLVLAHLAQLMGAAYTVVVEPNEYRRAQATKLGVTALAPGDGVVERCRELTGKRGGFDVAFECSGAPSALNTLLEAVRREATVVTVGHPSRPIDIDIAAYINKKGITLRGIFGRRLWETWEQSLLLLDSGRLDLDWLITHRMKLSQIDEAVELLTGDACKVLLVPGLG, encoded by the coding sequence ATGAAATCAGCAGCACAACGCGGCGTCGACTACGTCACCGACGCCGCCGACCCGAAGGCCGGCGACGGCCACGTCGTCATCGAGGTCGCAGCGGCGTCCTTGTGCGGCACCGATCGTGAACTTTACGAGTGGACACCGTCCGCGCAGGCATTCAATCTGAACCTGCCCGTCATCCTCGGTCACGAAGGCGCGGGAACTGTCGTCGAAGTCGGGCCCGGGGTCACCGGACTGACCGTCGGCGATCGAGTGGCGCTGGAAAGTCACCTCACCTGCGGCGAGTGCTTTCCCTGTCGCACCGGGGATGCGCACACGTGCGAACGAACCGGGATCATCGGCATGCACATCGACGGGCTCTTCGCCGAATACATGAGCGTGCCGGCCGGGATCTGCGTAAAGCTGCCCGCCGCGTTGTCGTTCGAGTCGGGCGCTCTCCTCGAAGCGGCAGGCGTCGCCGTCCACGCCATCCAACGAGCCAACTACTCGGTGGCAGGACGTGCCGTACTGATCAGTGGCGCTGGCCCGGTCGGCCTGGTGCTCGCACACCTGGCACAGCTGATGGGGGCGGCCTACACCGTCGTTGTCGAACCGAACGAATACCGCCGCGCCCAGGCCACCAAGCTCGGCGTCACCGCCCTCGCCCCCGGAGACGGCGTCGTCGAACGGTGTCGGGAACTTACCGGAAAGCGCGGTGGATTCGACGTCGCCTTCGAATGCTCGGGCGCCCCGTCGGCCCTGAACACGTTGTTGGAGGCAGTTCGCCGCGAGGCGACTGTCGTCACGGTCGGCCACCCGAGCCGCCCTATCGACATCGACATCGCCGCCTACATCAATAAGAAGGGCATTACCCTGCGCGGGATCTTCGGGCGGCGGCTGTGGGAGACCTGGGAACAGAGCCTGCTGCTACTCGATTCCGGACGGCTCGACCTCGACTGGCTGATCACCCACCGGATGAAACTCAGTCAGATCGACGAAGCGGTCGAACTTCTCACCGGCGATGCCTGCAAGGTACTGCTCGTTCCGGGGCTTGGTTAG